The Streptomyces sp. HUAS CB01 genome has a segment encoding these proteins:
- a CDS encoding helix-turn-helix domain-containing protein, protein MYAERASLLDGAVVWHNEPGPGPAVPVLPDGCMDLLWTGGRLLVAGPDTHAQPSEGTRAAYAGLRFPPGAAPAFFGVPAHELRDLRVDLADVWPARRVRALADRVTDAPDRAAALEAVALRHALDTPPPDPLLRAVAQGLDAGGTVAATAAAVGLGTRQLHRRSLDAFGYGPKTLARVLRLQRALALVRDGVPYAEAAVATGCSDQAHLAREMRDLAGLTLGRYAELTAASRFANSDTPAPSGSRTTA, encoded by the coding sequence ATGTACGCGGAAAGGGCTTCGCTGCTGGACGGCGCCGTCGTCTGGCACAACGAGCCCGGCCCGGGCCCGGCCGTGCCGGTCCTGCCCGACGGCTGCATGGACCTGCTGTGGACCGGCGGCCGGCTGCTGGTCGCCGGACCCGACACCCACGCGCAGCCGTCCGAGGGCACGCGGGCGGCCTACGCCGGCCTACGCTTCCCGCCCGGTGCCGCACCCGCCTTCTTCGGCGTCCCCGCGCACGAACTGCGCGACCTGCGCGTCGACCTCGCGGACGTCTGGCCCGCCCGGCGGGTGCGCGCGCTGGCGGACCGGGTCACCGACGCGCCGGACCGGGCCGCCGCGCTGGAGGCCGTGGCACTGCGGCACGCGCTGGACACACCGCCTCCCGACCCGTTGCTGCGGGCCGTCGCGCAGGGACTGGACGCGGGCGGGACCGTCGCGGCGACCGCCGCCGCCGTCGGTCTGGGCACCCGTCAACTGCACCGCCGCTCCCTGGACGCCTTCGGCTACGGACCGAAGACCCTCGCCAGGGTGCTGCGGCTGCAACGCGCTCTCGCCCTCGTACGGGACGGCGTGCCCTACGCCGAGGCGGCCGTGGCCACTGGCTGCTCCGACCAGGCGCACCTCGCGCGCGAGATGCGGGACCTGGCCGGGCTCACCCTCGGGCGCTACGCGGAGCTGACCGCCGCGTCCCGGTTCGCGAACAGCGACACTCCCGCGCCGTCCGGGTCGAGGACGACCGCGTAG
- a CDS encoding VOC family protein: MTPRLDAVGLVVSDMAASLAFYRLLGLDIPEGAESAPHVEAVLPGGPRVLFDTEETIRSFDPGWTRPEGGDRVGLAFLCDGPAEVDKMYEELVGAGHRGHLAPWDADWGQRYAVVLDPDGAGVSLFANRDAAVSSA, translated from the coding sequence ATGACTCCACGACTCGATGCCGTCGGCCTGGTCGTCTCCGACATGGCCGCCTCGCTCGCCTTCTACCGTCTGCTCGGCCTGGACATCCCCGAGGGGGCCGAGTCCGCGCCGCACGTCGAGGCCGTGCTGCCGGGTGGGCCGCGCGTGCTGTTCGACACCGAGGAGACCATCCGCTCCTTCGACCCGGGCTGGACGCGCCCCGAGGGCGGGGACCGGGTGGGGCTCGCCTTCCTCTGCGACGGCCCCGCCGAGGTGGACAAGATGTACGAAGAGCTCGTCGGGGCGGGACATCGTGGCCACCTCGCCCCCTGGGACGCGGACTGGGGGCAGCGCTACGCGGTCGTCCTCGACCCGGACGGCGCGGGAGTGTCGCTGTTCGCGAACCGGGACGCGGCGGTCAGCTCCGCGTAG